A window of the Cryptomeria japonica unplaced genomic scaffold, Sugi_1.0 HiC_scaffold_520, whole genome shotgun sequence genome harbors these coding sequences:
- the LOC131872121 gene encoding F-box/kelch-repeat protein SKIP20-like, translating into MNIIPGLPKDLIVQCLIKVPYKFHNHLRAVCKSWNAVLSSPNFYKERQRHNECEEGIAYFHLTERPSNWEVIIYYPHGNWLERLPRAPEEFISDWEVYLDEFNFVYVRSKHYLVAMGLSNKYEDRATVLMFDFLSRKWRLGCDMPFRRYQSACAVSPSPKGLVYITGGVENLFQNPISPHLLESYVFNVEENKWDVLPRMNPDSPQYYCVAEFVDDRLYVVPDHGRSLQVYDPQTRLWKTIDTDNTGEHVVNCISAFGRLYWFGLRRHTLVLEEFDFAKKLFATVGQYPSQIGAVDRAVLFRDSIFVDVLNNRSSVYYLFNLLDKRWIQIEMPAEFPTFSFLSTKSAAVQI; encoded by the coding sequence ATGAATATTATACCAGGTCTCCCAAAAGATTTGATAGTGCAATGCCTCATAAAAGTTCCTTACAAATTCCACAACCACCTTAGGGCCGTCTGCAAGAGTTGGAACGCTGTGCTGAGCAGTCCCAACTTCTATAAAGAGCGACAGCGCCATAATGAGTGCGAGGAGGGAATAGCTTATTTTCATCTAACAGAGAGACCAAGTAATTGGGAAGTAATTATTTACTACCCGCATGGGAATTGGCTGGAAAGACTGCCCCGAGCCCCGGAAGAGTTTATTTCAGATTGGGAAGTCTATTTGGATGAGTTCAATTTTGTATACGTTAGATCAAAACATTATCTGGTTGCTATGGGGCTTTCCAACAAGTACGAAGACAGAGCAActgttttgatgtttgatttttTATCTCGCAAATGGCGGCTCGGCTGCGACATGCCTTTCCGTCGATACCAGTCTGCATGCGCAGTGTCACCGTCTCCTAAAGGTCTTGTCTATATTACCGGTGGTGTCGAGAATCTTTTTCAGAACCCCATCAGTCCCCATCTACTGGAATCTTATGTTTTCAATGTAGAGGAAAACAAATGGGACGTTTTACCTCGTATGAATCCCGATAGCCCTCAATATTACTGTGTTGCTGAGTTTGTTGATGACAGGCTTTATGTAGTCCCCGATCATGGGCGCAGCTTACAAGTTTACGATCCTCAAACACGACTATGGAAAACCATAGATACTGACAATACCGGTGAGCATGTTGTGAACTGTATATCTGCTTTTGGGAGGTTGTATTGGTTTGGGTTGAGGAGGCACACTCTAGTCTTAGAAGAATTCGATTTTGCCAAAAAATTATTTGCTACAGTCGGACAATATCCTTCTCAAATTGGGGCTGTGGACCGTGCTGTGTTGTTCCGTGATAGTATTTTTGTAGATGTCCTGAATAACAGAAGTTCAGTGTACTATCTTTTTAATCTCCTGGATAAGAGATGGATTCAAATCGAGATGCCTGCAGAGTTTCCAACTTTTAGTTTTTTATCAACAAAGTCTGCTGCTGTGCAAATTTGA